One Candidatus Eisenbacteria bacterium genomic window, GCCCAGCTCATCCTCGAGGATGACACCGAAGATCGACGTGTTCCAGTCCGCGAAGGGATCGTTCTCCCACACGATCGCCCCCGACCCGGAGAGCACGCGGAGTCGGATCAGGGCGAGATTCTGGTCGTTGCCGGTCGGAAGCGAGTGGCCCCATCCCGTGTTCGTCACGACGACCGACACGCGGAGCGAGTCCCCGCCGATCTTCGCTCCCTGGACCTTCACCGTGGCGGCGGCGTTCGGCCGAGCCGCGTACAGGACGTTCGGATCGAACGTGTGGTTGGCGACGCGGGGCCTGGGAGGACCCTCGACCGAGTTCCGTCCCGGCCCGCCCGGCATGTGGCACTTCTGGCAGGTGATCCCCTGCTTCGCGTACCCGGACGCCTTCCACTCGGTATAGGTCTCGGAGATGACCACGCCGTTCTGGTTCTTGTACTCGTGGCACGAGCCGCAGTACCCGGAGTGCGTGTAGTACGACGAGTACGCCGACTGGTGGGAGGTCGTCGGGACGGGCGTGCGGATGGTGCCGTAGTACTTCGACGGATCGATCTCGAGCGGCGGGTTCCCGGTCGAGGGACCCGGGCCGGACACCATGTGGCAGAAGACGCAGGTCACGCCTTCCTTGCTCACGTCCCGGATGAAGTTGAAGTCCTGGTTCACGAAGGTGGTCGGCTCGTGACACGGGCCGCAGCTCACCATCGTGGCGCCGCGCGTGATCCGGAGGGACTGGAAGTACATCCTGCCGAAGAGCTGGTTGTTCGACCGCTCCGACTTGGAGTGCGCCGACAGTTCCCACTGCTCGGTGATGCCCAGGTGGCAGTTCTTGCAGGTTGCCGCCTCCTGGAGGTTCATGTCCTGCCGGAAGAGAGGCGGCGGCGTGTACCCCACGAGAACGAGCGCGAGGGCCACGAGGAGCAGGAAGACCGAGACGCGGGTCGGGGTGAACCGGGGGGGTCGCAAGATGGCGGAAGTCTACCCCGCGTCTCGCCGGAAAATCAACGGGGCGCGACCGGCTTGCCGCGGGCCGCCGCGTCGCGCGCGATGACGCCCAGGATCTTCACCCCGGCCGCCGTGGCGCCGGCGAGGGTTCCGGAGATCTTCGAGCGCCCGATCCGGCGCCGGTACCGCACCGGCACCTCCACGGCCCGGAGCCCCGACCGCGCGGCCTTGACCTGCATCTCCACCGTCCACCCGAAGTCCGGGTCGCGCATCCCGAGCTCCAGGAGCGAGAGGTACCGGATCGCGCGAAACGGTCCGAGGTCCGTGTACCCGACGCCGTAGAGCCACGCGATGAGCCGCGTGGCGATCCAGTTCCCGACCCGCGCCTGCGGCGTGAGAGCCCCCGGCTCGCGGGTTCCGAGGACGCGGGATCCGATCACGAGGTCGGCGCGCCCCGCGAGGATCGGCTCGAGCACCGCCGCGGTGTCGGCGGGATCGTCGCTCCGGTCGGCGTCCATGAAGAGCACGACGTCCGGGGGATCGTCCTCGAGCGCGCGCAGCGCCCGGAGGCAGGCGGAGCCGTAGCCGCGGCGGGGCTCCCGCACGACGAGCGCTCCGTGGTCGCCGGCGATCTCGGCCGTCCGGTCCCGCGACCCGTTGTCGCACACGACGGCCCTTCGGATCGTGGGTCTTGGAAGCGAGTCGAGGACGAGCCCGATCGACCCGGCCTCGTCGAGGGCCGGGATCACGACGTCGACGGTCACGCGCGCTTGAGCGCGGCGCGGGCGGCGGCGAGCCGGGCGAGCGGGACCCGGAAGGGGCTGCACGACACGTAGTCGAGCCCCACGACCTCGAAGAAGCCGATCGAGGCCGCGTCGCCGCCGTGCTCGCCGCAGATGCCGATCTTGAGCCCCGGCTTCGCGCGGCGCCCCGCGAAGGCCGCGCGCTGGAGGAGCGTGCCCACCCCCTTCGTGTCGAGCGACACGAAGGGATCCTGGCGCAGGATGCCGCCGTCGACGTACGCGGGGAGGAACCGTCCCGAGTCGTCGCGCGAGTACCCGAACGTCATCTGCGTGAGATCGTTCGTCCCGAACGAGAAGAAGTCGGCGTGCGCGGCGATCTCGTCCGCGAGCACGGCGGCGCGCGGGACCTCGATCATGGTGCCGATCGTGTACGGGATCGAGACCTCGAGCCGGCGCATGACCTCCGACGCCACGGCCTCGATCTCCGCGCGCTGCCGCCGGAGCTCCTCGGCGTCTCCGACGAGCGGCACCATGATCTCGGGGATCACGCGCTTCCCCGCGCGGAACACCTGGGCCGCGGCTTCGAACACGGCCCGCGCCTGCATGCGCGTGATCTCCGGGTGCAGGATGCCGAGCCGGCATCCCCGGAATCCGAGCATGGGATTGAACTCGTGCAGCTCCTCCACGCGCGCGAGCGTGCGCTCGAGACGCCGCCGTCGCGGATCGCCCTTCTTCGCGGAGCGAAGCTTCCGCAGCTCGCTCTCGAGCTGGTCCCGCTTCGGGAGGAACTCGTGGAGCGGCGGATCCAGCGTGCGGATCGTGACCGGGCACCCGTCCATGGCCGTGAAGAGGCCGCGAAAATCGGCGCGCTGGAGCGGGAGGAGCTTCGCGAGGGCGCCGTCGAAGGCGCGGAGCGTCTCCCGCGACTCCCGCTTCTCGCGCAGGAGCTCCTTCCGGAGCCTCGGACGCTCCGAACGAGGCGCCTCGGCCAGCTCGGCCTCGCGGTGCTCGATCCGGAGCCGCGCCTCGCGCGCCTGCTGCGCGTTCAGGATCATCGTGACCACGTGCGGGATCCGGTCGGCCGCGAAGAACATGTGCTCGGTGCGGCAGAGCCCGATCCCCTCGGCGCCGAGCTGACGGGCGATCCTCGCGTCGCGCGGGACGTCCGCGTTCGCGCGGACGCGCAGCCGTCGCACCTCGTCG contains:
- a CDS encoding multiheme c-type cytochrome — translated: MRPPRFTPTRVSVFLLLVALALVLVGYTPPPLFRQDMNLQEAATCKNCHLGITEQWELSAHSKSERSNNQLFGRMYFQSLRITRGATMVSCGPCHEPTTFVNQDFNFIRDVSKEGVTCVFCHMVSGPGPSTGNPPLEIDPSKYYGTIRTPVPTTSHQSAYSSYYTHSGYCGSCHEYKNQNGVVISETYTEWKASGYAKQGITCQKCHMPGGPGRNSVEGPPRPRVANHTFDPNVLYAARPNAAATVKVQGAKIGGDSLRVSVVVTNTGWGHSLPTGNDQNLALIRLRVLSGSGAIVWENDPFADWNTSIFGVILEDELGNWPAETWTATRVISNRRIKAGGSATARYRIPLESHTGPYRVEAQLLFRRARPQTLEAYGLPEETYGTERVLAEGSVRIP
- a CDS encoding glycosyltransferase family 2 protein, whose translation is MTVDVVIPALDEAGSIGLVLDSLPRPTIRRAVVCDNGSRDRTAEIAGDHGALVVREPRRGYGSACLRALRALEDDPPDVVLFMDADRSDDPADTAAVLEPILAGRADLVIGSRVLGTREPGALTPQARVGNWIATRLIAWLYGVGYTDLGPFRAIRYLSLLELGMRDPDFGWTVEMQVKAARSGLRAVEVPVRYRRRIGRSKISGTLAGATAAGVKILGVIARDAAARGKPVAPR
- a CDS encoding putative PEP-binding protein, translating into QTRRAARTGIAALKIAVEMVEEGLLTKREAIERVEPDHLDQVLHPVLDSAARRKHERIAKGLPASPGAAAGAIVFTSEEAARRGAKERVILLRAETSPDDIAGMHAARGILTATGGMTSHAAVVARGMGKCCVVGCSALQIDEHARTVTIGSRTLREGAFLSLDGSTGEVLLGDVPTSDSEVVRVLTGSLPPKRAPLYQCFEKLMAWCDEVRRLRVRANADVPRDARIARQLGAEGIGLCRTEHMFFAADRIPHVVTMILNAQQAREARLRIEHREAELAEAPRSERPRLRKELLREKRESRETLRAFDGALAKLLPLQRADFRGLFTAMDGCPVTIRTLDPPLHEFLPKRDQLESELRKLRSAKKGDPRRRRLERTLARVEELHEFNPMLGFRGCRLGILHPEITRMQARAVFEAAAQVFRAGKRVIPEIMVPLVGDAEELRRQRAEIEAVASEVMRRLEVSIPYTIGTMIEVPRAAVLADEIAAHADFFSFGTNDLTQMTFGYSRDDSGRFLPAYVDGGILRQDPFVSLDTKGVGTLLQRAAFAGRRAKPGLKIGICGEHGGDAASIGFFEVVGLDYVSCSPFRVPLARLAAARAALKRA